The Podarcis muralis chromosome 8, rPodMur119.hap1.1, whole genome shotgun sequence genomic sequence CGTGGTTGCTCTTAAAATCCTACTTCCGCCTGAACCCTTAGAGTTTCAGATGGCCCAGTAAGAATGTTGCTGTTGTACATTTccccatatatgcatttttgttcttgcataattttatacacacacacacacacacagagagagagagagagagagagagagagagagagagagagagatcttctctttcctccctgccTCCATCTCAAAAATGACGGCCACAACAGAAACACAGTGTCACGCCCTGGTCTCCCCCTGGTCTGGCACCCAAGAGTAATTATCAGCAGCACTCGTCGATTTCTTATTGCTTTTCTTGGCCTTCATTTTCCTGTAGGTCAGCAAGGACAGGGCAAGCGCCAACAGTAGCAAAATAGCGATGCCACCCAAGATATAATATAAGAGCTGCTTGGAGCTGCCACTGTCATGGTCTATCATGTCTCCAGCCTGATTTTCAGCACCTAGTGGTGTGCTCAGCACACTTGGGTGGGTGGTAAAATCCTGAGATCCTTCTAGTTCAGCTTGAATTGAAGATTGAGGCAGCAAGGTTGGTGTCTCTGAAGAAGGATGGATGTTAGCTGGCCTTCTCAGTTCTTTCTCTCcatgggtggggaggaagggggcccTGCCTATGACATCAGGGACACAGGAGATCTCATTGTCTGCCAAAGTCCAGCCTGGTCTGCAAGAGCACTGATAGCTGCCCAGCTGGTTGATGCACATATGTTCACAAGGCTCTTCCAGGCACTCATCCACATCGAGACAAGAAGAGCTATTGATACCCTCCAGCTGGTAGCCTGGGTAGCAGGAGCAGAGGAAGGAGCCGTGCGTATTTACACAAAGCTGCTCACATGGCATGCCCCTGGCACACTCATCGATGTCCTGGCATTCCTGGCTATCAGGACTGGCAGGCTTGTAGCCTGGTTTACAAAGGCAGGTGAAGCTGCCCATCGTGTTAACACAGATCTGTCCACACGGGCTTTGGGAAGCACTGCATTCGTTCACATCCACACAGTGCAGCCCATCGTCAGCCAACATGTAACCCTGAGGGCAGAGGCATTCGAAGCTGCCTGGGCGTGGCAGGCACTGTCCTTGGCACGGGCTGGAGCTGCAATAGTCCACAAAGACGCAGGAAAGGCGGTCTGCTGCAAGCTGGTATCCGGCGTGGCAAGCACACTGGAACAAGCCCCTGCCCAAGTCCAGGCACTCATGTTCGCAGCCCCCGTTGCTGTAGCTGCAACCCAAAGTGGGCGAAGCACAGAATGGGCCTGGGCTGCTCCATTCCGAGGTGTTGCTGTTAGACTGTGGCTTGCACATGAGGAAGTCGTTGGGCACCTCCTCCCTCTGAGGACCACATGCCACTTCAGCGGTGGAGCCAAGGGGCACAGCAACAAGGGAAGCAGTGGCTATGCCAAAAGGGGTGGTGTATCTGGCAACACCTGGCCCCGCCAAAACAAGCGGGCGGCACATCCCCTGGAAGCTGAACTTGCACAAGTAGCCAGACATCCCGACAGCTGAAGCACTGCAGTGGCTGTCTACCCAGGCCAGTTCCTGAAGTGAGGAAGGAGCCCTCTGAAGGGTCACACACCTCTTGGTTGTGCATGTTCCAAGGGGCTCCCGTTCCCAATTAGAGTACTTGGTGTCCTCGCCTCCTTTCACCCAGCTGAAGCCCTTCAGTGGCTGATGCTGCTGGTAGCATTTGCCCATCTCCCGATGGAGCCCGATCCACAGTCTTACCTTCACGTCTGTGCCAGCTCCCTCCTTGGGCATCTTGTCCAGCAGTTGCCAGGCCAGCGATGCCTCCTCTTGGCTCTTCACAGTCATCAGGTTGCCCCCATTGTCTTCGCACTTTCGCTGAGCCTCCATCCAGCTGTGCCTCTCAAAGTGGAGTGTGTAGCAAGCAGTGCCAGAACACAGGACCTCCCCCGTTTTGCTGGGCTGGACCATCAGTCCCAAAAGCAGCCCTTGCCAAAAGATGCGGAGGAGAATCTTCATCTTTGCGGAGCAAAGGAGCTGTGAACTTCGTGATCTTCCCCTTGCAAGCTCAAATTGCACAAATAAGTCTTGCAAAGGACATTCTAAGACAATGGAGCACAGATTGTTTGCCTCCCATATCCCTTCAGCTCAGCAGCTGGGTCCATATGCATCCTGTCTTGTTGTGATTCTTATTTATCACCGGAGACTTGAGTTTCCTGAGAAAAGGGTTATTGTTAATGGCAGACCTCGTTAGACCATTTGGTTTCACCTATCATTATTGGATGCATCCTTCTTTTTATACCCtctttctgcttttttatttttaacctagCCTTCTCACTTCGTGTGAGAATTTTGCTGGAATACTCCTTCTCTTCCTATTTTTATAGTAGTGAAACATCATCGAGCTTCCAAACAATCCAAATAGGGCCTTGGGTTTGTCAAGCcaccactgtaattttatttttaatcatgtGATCTGGAGATAAGTTGCCATACTGTTCTGCATAGCTCCCTCACAATATTAATCTCACATTTTTTGTTATCTATAAATAGGCACAGAAGCCCTGAAATAGAAAATGGGTCATGGGAATGTCTAAGCTTTAAGGACAGCCAACTTCTAAACCAACTACTACATGCATAAAGCCCTGATTCAGATAAAGTTGATAGGCCTAAATTTCTTTTGAGTGCAACTGGTTTAGTGTATCAGCCTATCAGTCAAAAGGAATTTTGTAAATCTAATTTTGAATGAGTAAACTAATGTATGAATTATATACATATAGGGCAatcatatgcatgtttatttagaGGTAAGTGTAATTTAATTGTGTTTATTCCCAAGTAAGGGCTCATCTAACTTTCTTTTGGactgcattgcttttttttttaaaataaatttttattggttttccaaacacaaaaaataaaaacaaacaatacacaatacacagacatacaaacatataaacatgtataacttcataatcttattttcatacaccttacttcccggacttccccatgcctccccttttctgcatccttgttttacatttcttcagcaactcctccaattaactaattattcaattcaatttcttttaaattcttccttaacttattgattacagctgcaattctctatttcccaattccttgacatcttaacactcctcaattttacaacaatttttaagatatattttgaatttcttccagtcttcttccactgtctctttcccctggtcacggattctgccagtcatctccgccagtcccatatagtcaatcaccttcgtctgccattcttccagcgtgggtagttcttgtgtcttccaatactttgctaaaagaatccttgctgctgtagtagcatacataaaaaacgtcctatccttctttaacaccaattggcctaccatgcccaagagaaaagcctcaggtttcttaggaaaggtccttttaaggactttcttaatttcattatagatcatttcccaaaaggctttaatcttcgggcaggtccaccaaaggtggtagaaagtaccttcagcctcattacatttccagcatttattattgggcaaatgataaatttttgcaagcttgactggggtcatgtaccacctgtaaatcattttcataatattttctcttaaggcattacatgccgtgaacttaacaccggtggtccataactgttcccagtcagcaaacataatatcatgaccgatgtcttgtgcccatttaatcattgctgatttgactgtttcatcttgtgtattccatttcaacagcaaattatacattcttgacaagttcttagtattgggttctaacagttctgtttctagttttgacctccccgtctggaagcctattttcctgtcctgtttaaatacctcatttatctgaaggtaatgaagccaatctcgtagTTTaggctttaatttctcatagctctgtaatttaattttttcaccatcttgctctaaaatttcccaatattttggccatttagaccccatattgagttttttcacttccctggcttccattggtgataaccacctgggagttttactttccaataaatctttataccgcatccagacgttatataatgctttcctgacaatatggtttttaaagcctttatgcatttttaccttgtcataccatatatatgcatgccaaccaaatctgttgtcaaacccttccaaatccaaaatgtccgtgttctcaagaagtagccaatctttcaaccagcaaaaggctgccgattcatagtacagtcttaagtccggcagggcaaacccccctctatcttttgcatcagttaatatcttgaattttatttctgggctttttgccctgccagacaaatttagatatgtctttctgccacttcttgaaacagtccatcctgtccacaatctgcaatgtctgaaataaaaacagcattctaggcaatacattcatcttgatgacagcaattcagcctaacaaggaaagtctcaaccttgaccatatttctaaatctttctttGCTTCTGTCCAGCAtatgtcataattgtctttaaataggttcacattcttagatgttaaatttacccccaggtacttcactttcttttctatcatcaaacctgtttcactctgaaacctctctttttcaacatttgttagatttttctccaaaactttagttttctgcttattcagtttaaatcctgctacttgaccaaatgtttcaattaattctaaaacccttttagtactagtttctggctgttgcaaagtcaatactaagtcatctgcaaatgccctcaatttgtaatgtttggctccgacctgaactccgttaaccagctggtcccctctaatcatatttaacaaaacctccaagaccgaAATAaagagtaaaggggatattgggcatccctgtcgtgttcctttttcaataggtatttcttccgtgaccacgttatttacaatcagctttgctttttgttcagaatatattgcacctataccgttttcaaaactttggcctacccccatcccttggagattcttcttcataaattgccagcaaatattatcaaaggctttctccgcatccacaaaaattagaacagctt encodes the following:
- the CD93 gene encoding complement component C1q receptor — encoded protein: MKILLRIFWQGLLLGLMVQPSKTGEVLCSGTACYTLHFERHSWMEAQRKCEDNGGNLMTVKSQEEASLAWQLLDKMPKEGAGTDVKVRLWIGLHREMGKCYQQHQPLKGFSWVKGGEDTKYSNWEREPLGTCTTKRCVTLQRAPSSLQELAWVDSHCSASAVGMSGYLCKFSFQGMCRPLVLAGPGVARYTTPFGIATASLVAVPLGSTAEVACGPQREEVPNDFLMCKPQSNSNTSEWSSPGPFCASPTLGCSYSNGGCEHECLDLGRGLFQCACHAGYQLAADRLSCVFVDYCSSSPCQGQCLPRPGSFECLCPQGYMLADDGLHCVDVNECSASQSPCGQICVNTMGSFTCLCKPGYKPASPDSQECQDIDECARGMPCEQLCVNTHGSFLCSCYPGYQLEGINSSSCLDVDECLEEPCEHMCINQLGSYQCSCRPGWTLADNEISCVPDVIGRAPFLPTHGEKELRRPANIHPSSETPTLLPQSSIQAELEGSQDFTTHPSVLSTPLGAENQAGDMIDHDSGSSKQLLYYILGGIAILLLLALALSLLTYRKMKAKKSNKKSTSAADNYSWVPDQGETRA